From Vibrio artabrorum, a single genomic window includes:
- a CDS encoding Na+/H+ antiporter family protein, with the protein MNPVVISVCIMLVLALMRVNVVVALTLSAIIGGVSSGMSVNDTVAAFESGLGGGAEIALSYAMLGTFAVAISRSGITDLLAQSVIKRIHGQENSAASNGLKYGMLVSLVLVTMSSQNVIPVHIAFIPILIPPLLGVFAKMNLDRRLVACVLTFGLITPYMVLPIGFGGIFLNNILLKNLHENGLESVVASQVPMAMLLPAAGMLFGLLTAVFFTYRKPRQYKETSHTVVSTEVKKINKKHVLVAGVGIVAALTVQLSTGSMIIGALAGFMVFTFGGVIAWKETQDVFTKGVHMMAMIGFIMIAAAGFAAVMKQTGGVESLVSALSTSIGDNKPLAALLMLVVGLLVTMGIGSSFSTIPIIATIYVPLAAAFGFSPMATIALVGTAAALGDAGSPASDSTLGPTSGLNMDGQHEHVWDTVVPTFLHYNIPLVVFGWIAAMVL; encoded by the coding sequence ATGAACCCTGTTGTAATTTCAGTTTGCATCATGCTTGTTTTAGCTTTGATGCGCGTAAACGTCGTCGTTGCTCTCACGTTGAGCGCAATTATCGGTGGCGTATCCTCTGGTATGAGTGTCAACGATACTGTCGCGGCTTTCGAAAGCGGATTAGGTGGTGGTGCGGAAATCGCGCTTAGCTATGCAATGCTTGGCACTTTCGCGGTGGCAATCTCTCGATCTGGTATTACAGACTTACTTGCTCAAAGCGTCATAAAACGCATCCACGGCCAAGAAAATAGTGCCGCATCAAATGGTCTAAAATATGGCATGCTTGTCTCTTTAGTCCTAGTGACGATGTCTTCACAAAACGTAATCCCAGTACATATCGCCTTCATCCCAATCTTAATCCCACCTCTGTTAGGTGTATTCGCAAAAATGAACCTAGATCGTCGTCTCGTTGCGTGTGTGCTGACTTTTGGTTTGATTACTCCCTACATGGTACTGCCGATAGGTTTTGGTGGCATTTTCCTAAACAACATCCTGCTTAAGAACCTTCACGAAAACGGGCTTGAAAGCGTGGTAGCAAGCCAAGTACCAATGGCCATGTTATTACCTGCAGCCGGTATGCTCTTTGGCCTACTAACAGCAGTATTTTTTACTTATCGTAAACCACGTCAATACAAAGAAACGTCTCATACTGTTGTTTCAACAGAAGTCAAAAAGATCAATAAGAAGCACGTTCTTGTTGCAGGCGTTGGCATTGTTGCAGCCTTGACCGTTCAGTTGTCTACAGGTTCTATGATCATCGGTGCTCTAGCTGGCTTCATGGTATTTACATTTGGTGGCGTAATTGCGTGGAAAGAGACGCAAGATGTCTTCACCAAAGGCGTTCACATGATGGCAATGATCGGCTTTATCATGATTGCAGCGGCAGGTTTCGCAGCGGTTATGAAGCAAACTGGTGGTGTTGAGTCTCTGGTTTCAGCACTGTCAACCAGCATTGGCGACAACAAACCTCTCGCAGCCCTGCTTATGCTGGTTGTTGGTCTACTCGTAACCATGGGCATTGGATCTTCATTCTCAACTATTCCAATCATCGCAACAATCTACGTTCCGCTTGCGGCAGCATTTGGTTTCTCGCCAATGGCAACTATCGCGCTAGTGGGCACCGCAGCCGCGCTAGGCGATGCAGGTTCTCCCGCTTCTGACTCAACATTAGGCCCAACATCAGGGCTGAATATGGATGGTCAACACGAACACGTATGGGACACGGTGGTACCGACATTCTTGCACTACAACATACCGCTGGTTGTATTCGGTTGGATTGCAGCGATGGTTCTGTAG
- a CDS encoding DsbA family protein: MDVKLHYVHDPMCSWCWGYKPTLELLKQQLPASIGFNYVVGGLAPDSDEPMSEQMKGKLQAIWKQIETKLGTEFNHEFWTECQPVRSTYPACRAVIAAGFQDHYEAMLEAIQHAYYLRAMLPHSQETHLQLAAELGMNVQQFENDLSSKLLESELDDQLGFKEAIGVHSYPTLMLEVNGIFTEVELNYHSTEATLKSIRQILVNTPPAA; the protein is encoded by the coding sequence ATGGACGTAAAACTTCATTATGTACATGATCCAATGTGCAGCTGGTGTTGGGGATATAAGCCAACACTTGAGTTATTGAAACAGCAATTGCCCGCAAGCATTGGGTTTAACTACGTAGTAGGCGGTTTGGCACCGGATTCTGATGAGCCCATGTCAGAACAGATGAAAGGCAAGCTGCAAGCGATTTGGAAGCAGATCGAAACTAAATTGGGTACTGAGTTTAACCATGAGTTTTGGACTGAGTGCCAACCAGTTCGCAGTACTTACCCTGCGTGCCGTGCTGTGATTGCCGCCGGTTTTCAAGATCACTACGAAGCGATGCTTGAAGCGATTCAACACGCTTACTATTTGCGTGCGATGTTGCCACACAGCCAAGAGACGCATTTGCAGTTAGCTGCAGAGTTAGGTATGAATGTGCAACAGTTTGAAAATGACCTTTCTAGCAAATTGTTGGAAAGTGAGTTAGATGACCAGTTAGGCTTTAAAGAAGCGATCGGTGTGCACTCTTACCCGACTTTAATGCTTGAAGTTAATGGTATCTTCACTGAAGTTGAATTGAATTACCACTCAACGGAAGCAACGCTCAAGTCTATTCGCCAAATTCTTGTGAATACTCCCCCCGCGGCATAA
- a CDS encoding Grx4 family monothiol glutaredoxin translates to METIDKIKQQIEENTILLYMKGSPKLPSCGFSSQASQALMACGEKFAYVDILQNPDIRAELPAYAQWPTFPQLWVEGELIGGCDIILEMFQKGELQPIIKEAAAKVAGDDAE, encoded by the coding sequence ATGGAAACTATCGATAAAATCAAACAGCAAATTGAAGAAAACACCATTCTACTTTACATGAAAGGGTCTCCTAAGCTGCCAAGCTGTGGTTTTTCTTCTCAAGCATCTCAAGCTCTAATGGCGTGTGGCGAAAAATTTGCTTATGTGGATATCCTACAAAACCCTGACATCCGTGCAGAGCTTCCTGCTTACGCACAATGGCCAACTTTCCCACAACTTTGGGTTGAAGGTGAGCTAATCGGTGGTTGTGACATCATTCTTGAAATGTTCCAGAAAGGTGAGCTTCAGCCAATCATCAAAGAAGCGGCTGCGAAAGTTGCTGGCGATGATGCTGAGTAA
- the sodB gene encoding superoxide dismutase [Fe], which produces MAFELPALPYAKDALEPHISAETLDFHHGKHHNTYVVKLNGLIPGTEFEGKTLEEIVKTSTGGVFNNAAQIWNHTFYWHCLAPKAGGEPTGAVAEAINAAFGSFEEFKAKFTDSAINNFGSSWTWLVKKADGSLDIVNTSNAATPLTEEGVTPLLTVDLWEHAYYIDFRNVRPDYMAAFWNLVNWSFVEENLAK; this is translated from the coding sequence ATGGCATTTGAACTACCGGCTCTTCCTTACGCGAAAGACGCGCTAGAACCACACATCTCAGCTGAAACGCTAGATTTCCACCACGGTAAGCACCACAACACTTACGTTGTTAAGCTAAACGGCCTTATCCCAGGTACTGAGTTTGAAGGAAAAACACTAGAAGAGATCGTTAAGACTTCTACTGGTGGTGTTTTCAATAACGCTGCTCAAATCTGGAACCACACGTTCTACTGGCACTGTCTTGCTCCTAAAGCAGGCGGCGAACCAACTGGCGCTGTTGCAGAAGCTATCAACGCTGCATTCGGTTCTTTCGAAGAATTCAAAGCGAAATTCACTGATTCAGCCATCAACAACTTCGGTTCTTCTTGGACTTGGTTAGTTAAGAAAGCTGACGGTTCTCTAGACATCGTTAACACTTCTAACGCTGCTACTCCTCTAACAGAAGAAGGTGTTACGCCACTTCTCACGGTTGACCTATGGGAACACGCTTACTACATCGATTTCCGCAATGTTCGCCCTGACTACATGGCTGCATTCTGGAACCTAGTAAACTGGTCTTTCGTAGAAGAGAACCTAGCTAAGTAA
- a CDS encoding VC2046/SO_2500 family protein, producing MQIHTLDKAGIINELKFGIGISQAVEQGRRADFALLLSLFSNDVRDCTPIDTIEVTETNEDRLRKQFGVAEPQQLRSNQSSYEISAQQSNHFHQASLASAKLSHYLKPEALAFMPEDTADLPEEVYQNLSGHDRRKLANKQLPDLPLATLYNELSTAHRQYQIQAQA from the coding sequence ATGCAAATACATACTTTAGACAAAGCAGGAATCATCAACGAACTCAAGTTCGGCATCGGGATCAGCCAAGCGGTTGAACAAGGTCGCCGTGCAGATTTCGCGTTGTTGCTATCTCTGTTTTCTAATGATGTTCGTGATTGCACCCCCATCGACACCATCGAAGTCACAGAAACAAATGAAGATCGCCTGCGTAAACAATTTGGCGTAGCAGAACCTCAACAACTGCGTTCAAACCAGTCGTCGTATGAGATTTCAGCTCAGCAATCTAATCATTTTCATCAAGCTAGCCTTGCCAGCGCTAAGCTCAGCCATTACTTAAAACCTGAAGCGCTTGCCTTCATGCCTGAAGATACAGCCGACTTACCCGAAGAGGTTTACCAAAACCTTTCAGGTCATGACCGACGTAAATTAGCCAACAAGCAATTACCTGATCTACCACTTGCTACGCTCTACAATGAACTATCAACGGCCCACCGTCAGTATCAAATTCAAGCTCAAGCATAA
- a CDS encoding SDR family oxidoreductase, translated as MEIKSSIILVTSAGSRLGGTIANHFVNLGATVILCDSDTQALQTTYSQCTRFSDSVYYYTLDSNDNQAISRVFDFIQTTFNTTPDVLVNNWISSPMPSLIGDQPVSRFITDLSSMASTLFSFGQICAERLREENKEGVIVNVISHDDFHDVSGLESANSMITGFTHSWAKELNPFGIRVGGVVPAVHNSDGKLNRCHWAQLQDELTRTTEYIVSNDYFSGRVVAAEV; from the coding sequence ATGGAAATAAAAAGCTCAATCATATTGGTAACATCTGCTGGTTCACGACTCGGAGGGACGATAGCCAACCACTTTGTTAACCTTGGAGCCACCGTCATTCTCTGCGATAGTGACACGCAAGCACTTCAGACGACCTATTCACAATGCACCCGGTTTTCTGATTCGGTTTATTACTACACACTCGATAGTAATGACAACCAAGCGATTAGCCGCGTATTTGATTTCATTCAAACCACCTTCAACACCACGCCGGATGTATTAGTCAATAACTGGATTAGCTCACCAATGCCAAGCCTGATTGGTGACCAGCCCGTAAGCCGATTTATTACTGACCTATCTTCTATGGCGTCGACCCTCTTCTCATTTGGTCAAATCTGTGCGGAAAGATTACGAGAAGAAAATAAGGAAGGCGTGATTGTGAATGTCATATCTCACGATGATTTTCATGATGTGTCTGGCTTAGAGAGTGCAAACTCAATGATCACCGGCTTTACCCACAGTTGGGCTAAAGAACTGAATCCATTTGGTATTCGAGTTGGAGGGGTGGTCCCCGCCGTTCATAACTCCGATGGCAAGCTCAACCGATGTCATTGGGCGCAGCTGCAAGACGAATTAACCAGAACCACTGAGTACATTGTCTCGAATGACTACTTCAGTGGGCGAGTTGTAGCGGCAGAGGTTTAA
- the adhE gene encoding bifunctional acetaldehyde-CoA/alcohol dehydrogenase, with the protein MPVTNLAELDALVARVKAAQEEFATFSQEKVDAIFRAASLAANHARIPLAQQAVAESGMGIVEDKVIKNHFASEFIYNKYKDEKTCGILEEDDNLGTMTIAEPVGIICGIVPTTNPTSTAIFKSLISLKTRNGIIFSPHPRAKNSTNDAAKLVLEAAVKAGAPKDIIGWIDQPSVELSNALMKHDGIALILATGGPGMVKAAYSSGKPAIGVGAGNVPVVIDETADIKRAVASILMSKTFDNGVVCASEQAAIVVSEVYDEVKERFASHKAHVLSKADADKVRKVLLIDGALNAKIVGQPAPAIAEMAGVKVPADTKVLVGEGLGKVSYDDEFAHEKLSPTLGLFRADNFEDAVAQAVTMVEIGGIGHTSGLYTNQDVNADRIRYFGDKMKTARILINIPTTHGGIGDLYNFNVAPSLTLGCGSWGGNSISENVGPKHLINKKTVAKRAENMLWHKLPKSIYFRRGSLPIAMSDLEGKKRAFLVTDRFLFNNGYADDVVRLLKAQGIEVQTFFDVEADPTLSVVEKGAAAMKSFQPDVILALGGGSPMDAAKIMWVMYEHPETHFEELAMRFMDIRKRIYKFPKMGQKAELVCITTTSGTGSEVTPFAVVTDDKTGAKYPLADYEITPNMAIVDANLVMNMPKSLTAFGGYDAVTHALEAYVSVLANEYSDGQALQALKMLKEYLPSSYKNGAADPIAREKVHNAATIAGVAFANAFLGVCHSMAHKIGAEFHLPHGLANALLISNVVRYNANDNPTKQTAFSQYDRPQARRRYAEVADHLGLSQAGDRTAQKIERLLTWLEELKVELDIPLSIQAAGVNESDFVAKLDELAVEAFDDQCTGANPRYPLITELKEVLTTSYFGTPYVEGETFEGTTVILKKEDQKPADKKAAKNKK; encoded by the coding sequence ATGCCTGTAACTAACTTAGCGGAACTTGATGCTCTAGTAGCACGCGTTAAAGCAGCTCAAGAAGAGTTTGCAACATTTTCTCAAGAGAAAGTAGACGCAATCTTCCGTGCTGCTTCTCTTGCCGCTAACCATGCTCGTATTCCACTAGCACAACAAGCTGTTGCTGAATCTGGAATGGGTATTGTTGAAGATAAAGTTATCAAAAACCACTTCGCTTCAGAATTTATCTACAACAAATACAAAGACGAAAAAACATGTGGTATTTTAGAAGAAGATGACAACCTAGGCACGATGACTATCGCTGAGCCTGTAGGTATCATTTGTGGTATCGTTCCAACAACGAACCCAACTTCTACAGCAATCTTCAAATCTCTAATTTCTCTTAAAACACGTAACGGCATCATCTTCTCGCCACACCCACGTGCAAAGAACTCTACTAACGACGCTGCGAAACTTGTTTTAGAAGCGGCTGTTAAAGCGGGTGCTCCAAAAGACATCATCGGTTGGATCGACCAACCATCTGTAGAGCTTTCTAACGCGCTTATGAAGCACGACGGTATCGCACTTATCCTTGCAACTGGTGGTCCGGGCATGGTTAAAGCAGCATACTCTTCTGGTAAGCCTGCAATCGGTGTTGGTGCTGGTAACGTACCTGTTGTTATCGACGAAACGGCAGACATCAAACGTGCTGTAGCTTCTATCCTTATGTCTAAAACATTCGATAACGGCGTTGTATGTGCTTCAGAGCAAGCGGCAATCGTAGTTAGCGAAGTTTATGACGAAGTGAAAGAGCGTTTCGCTTCTCACAAAGCTCACGTACTATCTAAAGCAGACGCTGATAAAGTACGTAAAGTACTGCTTATCGACGGCGCGCTAAACGCGAAAATCGTAGGTCAACCTGCTCCAGCAATCGCTGAAATGGCGGGTGTTAAAGTTCCTGCGGATACAAAAGTTCTTGTAGGTGAAGGCCTTGGTAAGGTTTCTTACGATGACGAATTCGCTCACGAGAAACTGTCTCCAACTCTAGGTCTATTCCGCGCAGACAACTTCGAAGATGCTGTTGCTCAAGCGGTGACTATGGTTGAAATCGGTGGTATCGGTCACACATCTGGTCTTTACACTAACCAAGATGTAAACGCAGACCGCATCCGTTACTTCGGTGACAAGATGAAGACCGCTCGTATCCTAATCAACATCCCGACTACTCACGGTGGTATCGGTGACCTGTACAACTTCAACGTTGCACCTTCACTAACTCTAGGTTGTGGTTCATGGGGTGGTAACTCTATCTCTGAGAACGTAGGTCCTAAGCACCTTATCAACAAGAAAACTGTAGCGAAGCGAGCTGAAAACATGTTGTGGCACAAACTACCTAAGTCAATCTACTTCCGCCGTGGTAGCCTTCCGATCGCAATGAGCGACCTAGAAGGTAAAAAACGCGCATTCCTAGTAACAGACCGTTTCCTATTCAACAACGGTTACGCTGATGACGTAGTTAGACTGCTGAAAGCACAAGGTATCGAAGTTCAAACTTTCTTCGACGTAGAAGCGGATCCAACGCTATCTGTTGTTGAGAAAGGCGCTGCAGCAATGAAGAGCTTCCAACCTGACGTAATCCTTGCTCTAGGTGGCGGTTCTCCAATGGACGCGGCTAAGATCATGTGGGTTATGTACGAGCACCCAGAAACTCACTTCGAAGAACTAGCAATGCGCTTTATGGATATCCGTAAACGTATCTACAAGTTCCCTAAAATGGGTCAAAAAGCTGAGCTTGTATGTATCACTACAACTTCAGGTACGGGTTCAGAGGTTACTCCATTCGCTGTTGTTACCGACGACAAGACTGGTGCTAAGTACCCACTAGCTGATTACGAAATCACACCAAACATGGCTATCGTTGATGCGAACTTAGTAATGAACATGCCTAAGTCTCTAACAGCGTTCGGTGGTTACGATGCAGTAACTCACGCTCTTGAAGCTTACGTTTCTGTTCTAGCGAACGAGTACTCAGACGGTCAAGCTCTTCAAGCACTTAAGATGCTTAAAGAATACCTACCATCAAGCTACAAAAATGGTGCGGCTGACCCAATCGCTCGTGAGAAAGTACACAACGCAGCAACTATCGCTGGTGTAGCATTTGCGAACGCATTCCTAGGTGTGTGTCACTCAATGGCTCACAAAATTGGTGCTGAGTTCCACCTACCACACGGTCTTGCTAACGCACTACTTATCTCAAACGTTGTACGTTACAACGCGAACGATAACCCAACTAAGCAGACTGCATTCTCTCAGTACGACCGTCCACAAGCACGTCGTCGTTACGCTGAAGTTGCTGACCACCTAGGCCTAAGCCAAGCTGGTGACCGTACTGCTCAGAAGATTGAACGTCTACTGACTTGGTTAGAAGAGCTAAAAGTTGAACTAGACATCCCACTATCTATTCAAGCTGCGGGTGTTAACGAGTCTGACTTCGTTGCGAAACTAGATGAGCTAGCGGTTGAAGCGTTTGATGACCAGTGTACAGGTGCGAACCCACGTTACCCTCTAATCACTGAGCTTAAAGAAGTTCTAACAACGTCGTACTTCGGTACTCCTTACGTTGAAGGCGAAACTTTCGAAGGTACTACGGTAATCCTTAAGAAAGAAGACCAAAAGCCAGCTGACAAGAAAGCAGCAAAAAATAAAAAATAA
- a CDS encoding YchE family NAAT transporter — protein MQGLELAIFLQFFLGLVAAVNPIGIMPIFVSLTAHMPPEERNRTALQANVAVAVILIVSLVAGQLLLDMFSISLDSFRVAGGLLLLSIAFSMMSGKLGEDKQNKQEKSEYISKEQIGVVPLAMPLMAGPGAISSTIVYSSRYPAAIDTLGIGISIIVFATCSWLLFRSAPVIVRFLGQTGINVITRIMGLILGALGIEFITNGLRNLLPGLA, from the coding sequence ATGCAAGGTTTAGAACTGGCAATTTTTCTGCAATTCTTCCTTGGGCTTGTTGCTGCCGTAAACCCCATCGGCATCATGCCTATTTTTGTTTCTCTTACAGCTCATATGCCCCCTGAAGAGAGAAATAGGACCGCCTTGCAAGCCAACGTCGCCGTTGCCGTTATCTTAATTGTGTCGCTTGTTGCTGGGCAATTACTATTAGACATGTTCAGCATCTCATTGGATTCGTTCCGAGTTGCCGGCGGCTTACTCTTATTGAGCATCGCCTTTTCGATGATGAGCGGTAAGCTCGGTGAAGATAAACAGAACAAGCAAGAGAAATCTGAGTACATCAGTAAAGAGCAAATCGGTGTCGTACCTTTAGCGATGCCGCTCATGGCTGGTCCGGGTGCAATCAGCTCGACGATAGTGTACAGCTCTCGTTACCCTGCTGCGATTGATACACTCGGTATAGGCATTAGCATTATTGTATTTGCGACCTGTTCTTGGCTACTGTTCCGCTCTGCGCCTGTCATCGTTCGTTTCTTGGGACAAACAGGGATCAACGTCATCACACGTATCATGGGGTTAATTCTTGGCGCACTCGGTATCGAGTTTATTACGAATGGATTACGTAATTTATTACCTGGCTTAGCATAA
- the asd gene encoding aspartate-semialdehyde dehydrogenase: protein MRVGLVGWRGMVGSVLMQRMVEEKDFDLIEPVYYSTSQIGIPAPVLGGKDAGLLQDAFDIDSLKQLDAVITCQGGDYTSKVYPALRQAGWKGYWIDAASTLRMDADSIITLDPVNLAQIQQGIHSGTNTFVGGNCTVSLMLMALGGLYEKGMVEWMSAMTYQAASGAGAKNMRELISQMGVINGSVSSELANPASSILDIDKKVADTIRSSSFPTEQFGAPLAGSLIPWIDVKRENGQSKEEWKAGVEANKILGLDGQPIPIDGTCVRIGAMRCHAQALTIKLKQDVPMDEIEEIIATHNDWVKVIPNDRDITAQELTPAKVTGTMSVPVGRLRKMSMGNDFLNAFTVGDQLLWGAAEPLRRTLRIILAEKA, encoded by the coding sequence ATGAGAGTAGGTCTAGTTGGTTGGCGTGGTATGGTTGGTTCGGTACTGATGCAACGTATGGTTGAAGAAAAAGATTTCGACCTGATTGAGCCTGTTTATTACAGCACATCTCAGATTGGTATTCCTGCCCCTGTTCTAGGTGGTAAAGATGCAGGCCTCCTTCAAGACGCTTTTGATATTGATAGCCTAAAACAGCTTGATGCTGTGATTACCTGTCAAGGTGGCGATTACACATCAAAAGTATACCCAGCACTGCGTCAAGCCGGTTGGAAAGGTTACTGGATTGATGCAGCTTCTACTCTGCGTATGGACGCGGATTCAATCATCACTCTTGATCCTGTTAACTTGGCTCAAATCCAGCAAGGCATTCACAGTGGCACCAACACTTTCGTTGGCGGTAACTGTACTGTGAGCTTAATGCTGATGGCTCTGGGCGGCCTATACGAGAAAGGCATGGTTGAATGGATGAGTGCCATGACTTACCAGGCGGCTTCAGGTGCGGGCGCTAAGAACATGCGTGAGTTGATTTCACAAATGGGTGTGATCAATGGCAGCGTAAGTTCTGAATTAGCGAACCCTGCAAGTTCGATTCTTGACATCGATAAGAAAGTCGCAGATACGATTCGTTCATCGTCATTCCCAACTGAACAATTTGGAGCTCCGCTTGCGGGCTCACTGATTCCTTGGATTGATGTAAAGCGTGAAAACGGTCAGAGCAAAGAAGAGTGGAAAGCCGGTGTTGAAGCGAACAAGATTCTTGGTCTAGATGGTCAGCCAATCCCAATTGATGGTACTTGTGTACGAATCGGTGCAATGCGTTGTCACGCTCAAGCACTCACGATCAAGCTTAAGCAAGACGTGCCAATGGACGAGATCGAAGAGATCATCGCAACGCACAATGATTGGGTTAAAGTGATTCCTAACGACCGTGACATCACGGCACAGGAGCTAACACCAGCGAAAGTAACAGGCACAATGTCTGTACCAGTCGGTCGTCTGCGTAAGATGTCGATGGGTAACGATTTCCTAAACGCCTTCACTGTTGGTGACCAACTGCTTTGGGGGGCGGCAGAACCACTACGTCGTACTCTGCGCATTATCCTTGCTGAGAAAGCGTAA
- the nhaC gene encoding Na+/H+ antiporter NhaC, whose translation MKQSKTRLPNLLQVFIALGLFLSLAFSFTAKFDLPIQLALYIGWFIIIVLGLRLGHQYKDLEKAALKGISNGLGAVLILLAVGALVGTWISGGIVPTIIYYGLKAIHPSIFLLATMIICSLTALATGTSWGAAGTAGIAMMGIGQGLGVPAPITAGAVLSGCYFGDKMSPLSDSVILASSMSGVEVVEHIKGMLPVALISYVITGIMFTAFGFHYAGNVDMSQVDSVIKAMEVQFYITPYSFVPVLIVLGLLAFRMPSFPVISFGSLLGIIWAVMIQEIDFLTAFNTAWAPFSISSGVEFIDSILNRGGMSSMLGSVAVIVFGLGFGGLLDKVGVLETIAKVFERRVKSAGSLATSTIGTAFMGNVFGSAMYVSLILTPKICAKNYDRLGYKRKNLSRNAEFGGTLTSGMVPWSDNGIYMASILGVATLSYAPFMWLSFICIIVTIVTSYMGWFVDKCEPTAPALDTEEVIELTKQQA comes from the coding sequence ATGAAGCAGAGTAAAACTCGACTGCCGAACCTGTTGCAGGTATTCATTGCGTTAGGACTATTTCTATCCCTTGCTTTTTCCTTTACGGCAAAGTTCGACCTCCCAATCCAACTCGCCTTGTACATTGGCTGGTTCATTATCATTGTTCTTGGTCTTCGTCTTGGACACCAATACAAAGACCTAGAAAAAGCGGCACTCAAGGGAATATCGAATGGCTTAGGCGCGGTTTTAATACTTTTAGCCGTTGGCGCTCTTGTTGGTACCTGGATCTCTGGCGGGATTGTGCCAACCATCATTTACTATGGTCTTAAAGCTATTCATCCTTCTATCTTCCTTTTAGCGACTATGATCATCTGTTCCCTCACGGCTTTAGCAACTGGCACCTCTTGGGGAGCTGCTGGTACCGCGGGGATTGCAATGATGGGGATTGGCCAAGGTCTGGGGGTTCCAGCACCAATCACCGCGGGTGCCGTACTTTCGGGTTGTTACTTTGGCGACAAGATGTCTCCGCTTTCTGATTCAGTGATCCTTGCTTCATCGATGTCTGGTGTCGAAGTTGTTGAACATATTAAAGGCATGTTACCCGTCGCACTAATCAGCTACGTAATTACGGGGATAATGTTTACTGCATTTGGTTTCCACTACGCGGGCAACGTTGACATGAGCCAAGTCGACTCAGTAATTAAAGCAATGGAAGTCCAGTTCTACATCACGCCATACTCATTCGTACCCGTATTGATTGTACTTGGCCTGTTGGCTTTCCGCATGCCGTCATTCCCTGTGATCAGTTTTGGTTCTCTGCTCGGTATAATCTGGGCCGTGATGATCCAAGAAATCGACTTCCTTACTGCTTTTAATACAGCATGGGCACCGTTCTCTATTTCATCTGGCGTGGAGTTCATCGACTCGATTCTTAACCGTGGTGGCATGTCTTCAATGTTAGGTTCAGTTGCGGTTATCGTGTTTGGTTTAGGCTTCGGTGGTCTACTGGATAAAGTCGGTGTGCTAGAGACGATTGCTAAGGTGTTCGAACGCCGGGTTAAGAGCGCAGGCTCACTGGCAACCAGCACCATTGGTACAGCTTTCATGGGTAACGTTTTTGGTTCTGCAATGTATGTATCTCTCATCCTGACGCCAAAAATCTGTGCGAAAAACTATGACCGCTTAGGCTACAAACGTAAGAATCTCTCTCGTAACGCTGAATTTGGCGGTACGTTAACGTCGGGTATGGTTCCTTGGAGTGATAACGGTATTTACATGGCGAGTATTCTTGGCGTTGCTACACTCTCTTACGCGCCATTCATGTGGTTAAGCTTCATCTGTATCATCGTGACTATCGTAACGTCTTATATGGGTTGGTTCGTTGACAAGTGTGAACCAACAGCGCCAGCACTTGACACCGAAGAAGTGATAGAACTCACTAAGCAACAAGCTTAA